CGTGCCCGAGAAGATGTACAACGAGTCGTTCGAGTGTAATGGACCCTGCGCCGTCCAGCCATTCGCGAACCAGAGAATGCTGCCATCCCACAGCTTCGACTGGTCAGTGAAGTACGCATACTTCGCAAACGACTGCTGACTCACCAGCGAACGCCGGATGGCCACGTTGCCGCTGGCATCGACGGCCTGAGAGACGATTTCACCCTGCACGCCGAACTCGCCCGCGTTGGCCAGCGAATCGGCGTTGCCGATGCGCGCCACCCACGTGGTCCGCTTGACGCCGTTGGTGTTGGCAATCGACACATTGGATTCGACGGTGCGGTATCCCGTGGTGGGAATCGAGTCGAGCTTGGCGTTGAGGCGATTGCGCGCCTCCTCAAGACCCGACAGGGCCGCGTCGTCCACCGCCGCCGCGCGGTCGCTGGACGCCTGGACCAGCGTACCACCCATCACCATCATGGCCGACGCCAGCGCAATGACACCGCCGACGATAGCCACCAGCATCACCGTCAGCAGGGCAATGCCTCGGCGGGTGCGAACCAGTTGAGAGCCGGACGAACGGGCCGATGCACGCGGGATGCGGATACTCATGGCACGGTCACCGAGCCGGAGGTGGAAAGCGTTGAGAGATTCGGCGTGCAATCCTGCAGGGCCAGCGCGTAGCTGTAGATCTTACCGGAGCCCTTTTGCACACTGGCGTCCTTGTAGGCATAGCTCCCAGTGGGTGCCACGCCGAGCGTGGTAATCGGCGTGCCCCAGGTGGTCACGCTGCTCAACTTGCGCCACAGCACGTATCGAATGGCATCCTGTTCACCGGTGCCGTCATCGGTGCCGCGTGCCCACGTCACCATGACGGCGTTGCTGTCCGCACGCCATTGCAGTGTCGGCGCCGGCGGCGCCAGCGGCACGCGACCACAGGCGCGCGACTGTCGTGCGTTGGCCACATTGGGCAGCGGAATCATGTAGCGAACCACGTCGCGGGTGGTGCCGCGCGGCGGCGTTGCTTCGTACACCACCTCCACCGCACGCAGCGCATCGATGCGCATGCTGGTGGCGGTACCCGTGTCCGGTGCCACACCGCGCTTGGCCACGTTCTTCGAGAGCGGAAGCCAGTTGGCAGGCACCGAGTCAATGTTGGGATTGGTCGCGCCGAATTTCGCCGGGTCGTACCAATACTTGAAGAATGGCTTGCTTTGCGACTGCCGAAGTCCGGAGGCCACGACCTCAGCCGGCCTGTCGTTCACTTGACGATACAGCGCGTACGTGCCCTCAGAGCCGGCCACCGTATCCAGCGCGAATCGAAACGTGATCAGCTCGGCGTCGCTGTTGATGAACACGCCGGTGGTCTGCGAATAGCTCTGCAGCGGATAGGCGAATCCGGAGCCGGGGATGGTGATGCCGTTGGACGTGGTCAGCGCCGTCACTTCGGCGTCGCTGGCGAACGGGTCGACATATACCGCGCCCGTGAGTCGAATGGAGTCGGCGCGATTCGTGGTGAGGTCACTGTTGAACGCGAACACCGTGGGGCTCGCGTACACGATGGTGGGCTGCTCTTCGGTCACGTTCGTGCCGGCCGTACGAATTTCCTGTCGCAGGATGTCCCGTCCGAAACGTCCGTTCTGGATACCAGCACTCCGATCGGCGAGCACCCGAAAGCCCTTGCTTTGCGCCACCAGAAACCCCACGGCCGCCGTCAGCACGATGCTGAAGAGCGCCATGGCGATCATCAACTCGGCCAGGGTGAAGCCGCGACGGGTGCGACCCTTCCGGCGGGCGCTCATGGGGCCGCCACCGCGATGGTACGCTTCACGGGCACTGGCATGGTCGATGCGCTCACGGTGACGGTGATTCGCTTGATGCGCTTGCCGGCGGTGGTGTCGGCGGACACGGCGGTCACGGTGGTCAGGCCATCAACGACTCCGTTGTACCCGCCGCCGGTCAGACTCTCGAGCGTACTCCAGGTGGGCCATGATCGTGCCATGGCCAATTGCAGATCGGCCCGCGCCTGGGCGCGACTGCGAATATTCGAGTCGCCAACTGAGCGCTGGAACTTGGTGGTGCCCATGGAGAGCATGAGCACGACGCCGCTCAACAGCGTCAGCGCCAGCACGACTTCTACCAACGTGAAGCCGCGGTGCTGGTCGCGCCTGCGTTGCGTGATTTGCAGGGACGTCGCGCGCATCAATTGCGCCTCCATCCGCTCGACGCCCAGATGTACCAGGTGGGCCGACCGGTGGCGCGGGCAATGGTCATCGCGCGCGTGTCCTTTTCACCGACACCCTTCTGTGAACGACCAGACGTGAGATAGAGCGTGAGCGGTCTGTCAGTCCCACCGTTGCGTTGGACCACGAGCATGGGTGAGCTGCCGAACATCAGCATCGACGGCACGTCGGCGGTGGCGGAACCGAACGCGGGCACACCGGCCCCGCGACCCAGCACCACGCGCTCCGGAATCGGGAACGGGCGCGTCTTTTCGCCGTTGTCGAGCGTGAGATTGTTGTTCCTGTCCCAGATGGTGCGCACGACATGGTGCGCCGTGTCGAACACCACCAGCACGTTGTGACCGCGGGATACCGCCTCGCGCTGGGCCACCATGATGGCCATGCTCATCGTCCGCACGGCGCCGTCCACCTGGGCGCGTTCCACACGCACCTTCGGCAGCGCAATAGCGGCCATGATGCCGATGATCGCGACCACGACTAGCAGTTCGACGACGGTAAAGGCCCGTCGAAGCGCGACCGCCGTCGGTCGCGCATTGTCCGTGCGCATGAGTCTCCCGGGTGAGATACGTCCTCACCTTGGACGCCCATGCGTGATTGCGGTCACGGGTGCTCCTGCGGGCACACACGCCACCGGTTCGGATCACCACAGGGTGACGGCTCGAGCCGGTGGCGTGACGGCCGTTACACCTCCACTTCCTCGGCCTCTTTCGCGTTCTCGGCGATGATCTTCTGCGCAGCGTCCGCCGGCACCTGTTCGTAGCTGTTGAAGCGACGGGTGAAAGTCCCGTGCCCGTGGGTGAGCGAGTACAACTGTGTCGCGTAGAGGTGCAGTTCCGACTGCGGCACCACGGCACGAATGGTGGTGCGATCGCCGTCGGCATCCGTGCCCAGAATGTGCCCGCGTCGGCCCGAGACATCACCCAGCACATCGCCCAGGAAGGCGTCCGGGACGACAATTTCGAGCAGATCCAGCGGCTCGAGGATCACCGGTCGGCACTTGGGAGCCACTGCCTTGAACGCCAGTATCCCCGCCATCTTGAACGCCATTTCGTTCGAGTCCACCGAGTGCGTTGATCCGTCGAACAGTTCGGCGCGGAAGTCCACCAGCGGGAATCCGCCCAGCACACCGCGTACAGACGCTTCCTGAATGCCGCGGTCCACCGCCGGGATGTACTTCGACGGAATGACCCCGCCCACGATCTTGTTATCGAACAGGTAGCCCTCGCCGCGCGGCATGGGGCTGAGCCGCACCCAGCAATCGCCAAACTGGCCGCGCCCGCCGGTTTGCTTCTTGTGACGACCCTGCCCTTCCGCCTTGGCCGTCAGCGCCTCGCGGTACGCGATGCGCGGCCTCGTGAGGTCGGCCTGCACGCCGAACTTGCGCTTGAGCACGGCCATCGCCACATCGAGATGCCGTTCACCCAGACCGCCCACGATGGTCTCGTGCGTTTCGGGATTGTAGTGCACGTCAATGGTGGGGTCTTCATCGTGCAGTCGCTTGAGCCCCAACTGGAGTTTTTCCTCCTCACCGCGCATGGTGGCGCGCACGGCGAATTGCACCAACGGCTCGGGAAACGCCACGGACGGCAGCCGAATGGGATGCTCCCGCGTGGACAGCGTGTCGTTGGTGTGCGTGTTGCGCAGCTTGGTCACGCACCCGATGTCGCCAGCGTGCAACACGGGCACTTCGACCCGCTCCCGCCCGCACGGGACCGCCAGATGCCCCAATTTTTCGGCGCCGTCGCGGGTGGCGTTGTACACCTCCTGTCCATTGGACACGCTCCCCGACAGCACGCGGAAGTAGCTCACATCGCCCACATGCGGTTCGGCCAGCGTCTTGAACACCAGCGCGGCAAACGGACCGTTGTCGGTGGCATGCAACTGGATGGTCTCATGGCCTTCGGCGCCCGTGAGCGCGTGCATCTCCTCCATTTCGTAGGCGTTGGGCATCAGCTGCACCAGTTCAGTGAGCAATGCGCGCACCCCGATCATGCTGTCCGACGACACGGCAAACAGCGGGAAGAGGTCCATGCGCTTCATGGCCTCCTTCATGCCGTTGATCGCGCTGTCGCGATCGATTTCGCCGCCTTCGAGATACTTCTCCAGCAGCGCGTCATCGGTGGCACTGATGGCTTCGATCAGTTCCTGGCGGTAGCGCTCATAGCGCTCCTGGCATTCCGCCGGAATGTCGGCCTCGACGAATTCACCCTTCGCGCCGCTGGTGTACATGTACGCACGCTGCGTGAACAGATTGATCACGCCACGGAAGTCGGCACCCGCACCGATGGGCACTTCCACCGGTATCACCTTGGTGGACAGGCGTTGCTTGATCTGGGCGTACACCCGGTCAAAGTCCGCGTGCTCCTTGTCCATCATGGAGACGACAAACAGGATAGGATCCTGACGCGCCACGGCGGCCCGGAACATCCGCTCGGTGCCCACTTCCACACCGCTGGCCGCGCCAATCACGCACAGGGCGCCGTCTGCCGCGGTCAGCCCGGCCAGGGCATCACCCTGGAAGTCCAGTGAGCCCGGCGTATCAATGAAGTTGACCTTGCTGTCCATCCACTCCAGGTAGGCACACCCCAGCGAGATGGAATACCCGCGCTCGATCTCCTCGGGGAGGTGATCGGTGAGCGCGGTGCCGTCCTTGATGGTGCCGTGTCGCTTGCCGGAGCCGGCGGCGAAGCAGAGCGCATCGACCAGGCTCGTCTTGCCGCTCGCGCCGTGGCCGACCACGGCAATGTTTCGGATACCGGCGCTATCGTAGTCTCTCATCGTCCCCTCAACACGCCTTAGACTCAGTATTTCCCGGCTCCCGGAAGTGGGAGCCATGAGTCACCCAAGCGGGTGGCTTGCCGTAGCCTGCGCCCGGGCGCAGGCCTCGGCAAGGGGAATTACCTGACAGGCCGGACGAAGGACCGACTGACGGATCAGGCCTCCGCTGCGGCCTCCGCACGCGAGACCATGGCCGACCGCAGCAGCGTCGCTGCCGTATACAGCACCACCACGACCACGAGCCAACGCACGGCGTTCAACGGCATCTCCTTCACAATGAACGCGGCGATAAGCACCGCCGGCGCGCCGCCGATGATCAGCCCGAGTGCCGCCTTGAGGTCGAAGCGGAGCGAGCGGATGAACTGCAGCGATGCCACTGGCATCAGGAAGGCGCACGATCCCATCATGATGGGGAACGCCGCCTTGGGGGTCATGCCCAACAGGCTCACCAGAATCAGGCAGGGGCCGAAGAGGCCGATGCCCAGTGTCATCAGGGCACCCAAAATGAAGTTGCCCACGACTGCGATCACGAGCTTGGTGCCGTCGACACCAATGGCCTCACCCGGGGTCACACCCTTGTCGAGCGCGGTCATGGCCATCAGCACCGCCGCTACCAATAGGCACCCGCCCATGCCCCATTGGATCGCACGTTTGGGGAGACGGGACACCACGCCGGCACCAAGCCACGCGCCCAGCGTAGCCGCAACGATCATCGAAATCAGCGTGGTAGGATCAACCCTGACGGCACTGATGAAGATGAACGCTTCGATCAATGTGGGTGTGGTGTGGCCGACGTTGAGCGTGCCCGGGATCTTCTCATCGGTCACCGACTTGGTCGATCGGAAGAGCGCTGTGGTGGGGGCGAACGACCCGATACCCAGCGTGTCGAAGAAGTTGGTGATGAAGCCAATGCCGAGTCCTTTAGGAGTCGGGAGCGCGCGTTCCCCCGGCGACGCTTTCCGGTGACGTCCGACGGCCATGGCGATCGAGCCGAGGTGGAAGATGCTTACGACTCCGAGGGCAATGAGCAGCCACGTTTTGGCATCGAGCGACATGCGGCGGGGAGGGGCGACGGGGAGGGGTCGGCAGGCGGACGTGCGATCCATAGGATCGATCCCGGTCACCGGTTTCGCAACGGTCTTCGGACGATCCCATCCCGTCGAAGCCGGAAAAACAATCGGGCCGCGATCTGATGATCGCGGCCCGATGACTTCTGACGGACAAAGCAGCGGTATTAGTCGCTCTCCGTTTCGAATGTGAACGCATCGGCTTCCCGAAGCGAGTCCAACCAGTTCTCCACCCCGACGTCATCCCTGAGTGTGCTCCAGGCTCCGCCGCCGATTTCAGACGCATCGGACAACGAGAAGCTGAGCGCCCGCTCTGAACCTTCCGGCCAGTCTGGCATGGCCAGTCCGGCAGCGACCCGACGAAGCGTCTGGCCACATTCCCCGAGCAGCTCTGAGGCACGCGCCTGCAGCGTGAGGAATGGAATGTCGAGATCACGTGTGACCAGCCGACCCGTGGTGGCATCGCGCCACGCCGAGTCACCAACCGCCCCGCGGTCAGGCCACACACCGAGATGTCGCACGACACCCGACTGGGGTGCTTCCAGTCGCTCACTTTCGACCGTGGCCGCAAGGGCCATGGCCAGCGACTGCGCATCGGCTTCGCCGTACAGCGTGACCACTTCACGCCGCGAGCGAGTACCGAAGGGAAGCACGGGAATCGAGTTCACGTGCGCAAGCACCGGCGAATCGTTCGG
The genomic region above belongs to Gemmatimonadaceae bacterium and contains:
- a CDS encoding prepilin-type N-terminal cleavage/methylation domain-containing protein, whose amino-acid sequence is MSARRKGRTRRGFTLAELMIAMALFSIVLTAAVGFLVAQSKGFRVLADRSAGIQNGRFGRDILRQEIRTAGTNVTEEQPTIVYASPTVFAFNSDLTTNRADSIRLTGAVYVDPFASDAEVTALTTSNGITIPGSGFAYPLQSYSQTTGVFINSDAELITFRFALDTVAGSEGTYALYRQVNDRPAEVVASGLRQSQSKPFFKYWYDPAKFGATNPNIDSVPANWLPLSKNVAKRGVAPDTGTATSMRIDALRAVEVVYEATPPRGTTRDVVRYMIPLPNVANARQSRACGRVPLAPPAPTLQWRADSNAVMVTWARGTDDGTGEQDAIRYVLWRKLSSVTTWGTPITTLGVAPTGSYAYKDASVQKGSGKIYSYALALQDCTPNLSTLSTSGSVTVP
- a CDS encoding prepilin-type N-terminal cleavage/methylation domain-containing protein; protein product: MRATSLQITQRRRDQHRGFTLVEVVLALTLLSGVVLMLSMGTTKFQRSVGDSNIRSRAQARADLQLAMARSWPTWSTLESLTGGGYNGVVDGLTTVTAVSADTTAGKRIKRITVTVSASTMPVPVKRTIAVAAP
- a CDS encoding elongation factor G, which gives rise to MRDYDSAGIRNIAVVGHGASGKTSLVDALCFAAGSGKRHGTIKDGTALTDHLPEEIERGYSISLGCAYLEWMDSKVNFIDTPGSLDFQGDALAGLTAADGALCVIGAASGVEVGTERMFRAAVARQDPILFVVSMMDKEHADFDRVYAQIKQRLSTKVIPVEVPIGAGADFRGVINLFTQRAYMYTSGAKGEFVEADIPAECQERYERYRQELIEAISATDDALLEKYLEGGEIDRDSAINGMKEAMKRMDLFPLFAVSSDSMIGVRALLTELVQLMPNAYEMEEMHALTGAEGHETIQLHATDNGPFAALVFKTLAEPHVGDVSYFRVLSGSVSNGQEVYNATRDGAEKLGHLAVPCGRERVEVPVLHAGDIGCVTKLRNTHTNDTLSTREHPIRLPSVAFPEPLVQFAVRATMRGEEEKLQLGLKRLHDEDPTIDVHYNPETHETIVGGLGERHLDVAMAVLKRKFGVQADLTRPRIAYREALTAKAEGQGRHKKQTGGRGQFGDCWVRLSPMPRGEGYLFDNKIVGGVIPSKYIPAVDRGIQEASVRGVLGGFPLVDFRAELFDGSTHSVDSNEMAFKMAGILAFKAVAPKCRPVILEPLDLLEIVVPDAFLGDVLGDVSGRRGHILGTDADGDRTTIRAVVPQSELHLYATQLYSLTHGHGTFTRRFNSYEQVPADAAQKIIAENAKEAEEVEV
- a CDS encoding sulfite exporter TauE/SafE family protein; the protein is MSLDAKTWLLIALGVVSIFHLGSIAMAVGRHRKASPGERALPTPKGLGIGFITNFFDTLGIGSFAPTTALFRSTKSVTDEKIPGTLNVGHTTPTLIEAFIFISAVRVDPTTLISMIVAATLGAWLGAGVVSRLPKRAIQWGMGGCLLVAAVLMAMTALDKGVTPGEAIGVDGTKLVIAVVGNFILGALMTLGIGLFGPCLILVSLLGMTPKAAFPIMMGSCAFLMPVASLQFIRSLRFDLKAALGLIIGGAPAVLIAAFIVKEMPLNAVRWLVVVVVLYTAATLLRSAMVSRAEAAAEA